From Phycisphaerales bacterium, a single genomic window includes:
- a CDS encoding SDR family oxidoreductase, producing MGGLNGRIAVVTGASAGIGAAIVELLAREGAKVIANARRREKLHDLVARLGPSVRAFPGDASDPAVITAMLDDAERAFGPPDLVIANAGRGLNGSVLTSDVSQWEEMIRVNVLGAAHLMREAGRRVAAATAGKSGPDVVTRPRDLIVLGSVVGRHVSPFSSMYGGTKFNVHGMVEGVRRELGPKGVRVTLIEPGFVVSEFQGVAGYDPKWFDEVVQRIGPVLQPEDVARCVTFIASQPPHVHVSDILVRPTRQDYP from the coding sequence ATGGGTGGCTTGAACGGGCGGATCGCGGTCGTCACGGGCGCTTCGGCCGGCATCGGCGCGGCCATCGTCGAGCTCCTCGCCCGCGAGGGCGCCAAGGTCATCGCCAACGCCCGCCGGCGCGAGAAGCTCCACGACCTTGTTGCCCGCCTGGGCCCGAGCGTTCGGGCATTCCCCGGCGACGCTTCCGATCCCGCGGTCATCACCGCCATGCTCGACGACGCCGAGCGCGCCTTCGGCCCGCCGGACCTCGTCATCGCCAACGCCGGCCGCGGCCTCAACGGCTCCGTCCTCACCTCCGACGTCTCGCAGTGGGAAGAGATGATCCGCGTCAACGTCCTCGGCGCCGCCCACCTCATGCGCGAGGCCGGCAGGCGCGTGGCCGCCGCCACCGCCGGGAAGTCCGGCCCCGACGTCGTCACCCGCCCGCGCGACCTCATCGTCCTCGGATCCGTCGTCGGCCGCCACGTCTCGCCCTTCTCCTCGATGTACGGCGGCACCAAGTTCAACGTGCACGGCATGGTTGAGGGCGTCCGGCGCGAGCTTGGCCCCAAGGGCGTCCGGGTCACCCTCATCGAGCCCGGCTTCGTGGTCAGCGAGTTCCAGGGTGTCGCGGGCTACGACCCCAAGTGGTTCGACGAGGTCGTCCAGCGCATCGGCCCCGTCCTCCAGCCCGAAGACGTCGCCCGCTGTGTCACCTTCATCGCCAGCCAGCCCCCGCACGTCCACGTCAGCGACATCCTCGTGCGCCCCACGCGCCAGGACTACCCATGA
- the pckA gene encoding phosphoenolpyruvate carboxykinase (ATP): MDHLSRLNLSQNRVFTNLSSAELVERAIAAGEGKLAANGALVCLTGDRTGRSPKDKYLEDTTQIHDKIWWGKVNMAIKPEHFDAALGIAVDYLNQRPHLYQFEGYAGADPSYRLGVRVITEQAWHSLFAQTLFIRQNTQASGPQVGPFKSDWTIINAGRRRLTAEEQAKFGVKSPVLIAQSLTRKMVVILGTEYAGEMKKSIFYAMNYDMPEAGVFPMHCSCNADKSAGNPNAALFFGLSGTGKTTLSADPNRALIGDDEHGWSDKGVFNFEGGCYAKCIKLSKEGEPQIWNAIRFGSVLENTVIDPTTRVPDYDSSKLTENTRVTYPVEFIDNAVIPSVCGHPKNVIFLTADAYGVMPPVSKLTSEQAMYYFINGYTSKLAGTELGVTEPQPNFSPCFGGVFLPRPPITYAKQLADKIAKHGTNVWLLNTGWTGGPYGVGSRFKLAYTRAMVAAIYSGALANAKFTPDDIFGLPIPDAVPGVPAEVLNPRNTWKDKAAYEAQAKKLAKLFRENDATFDMPEAVRKAGPRA; encoded by the coding sequence ATGGACCACCTGAGCCGCCTGAACCTGTCGCAGAACCGGGTCTTCACCAACCTCTCGTCCGCCGAGCTGGTCGAGCGGGCGATCGCCGCGGGCGAGGGCAAGCTCGCCGCCAACGGCGCCCTGGTGTGCCTGACCGGCGACCGCACCGGCCGCTCCCCCAAGGACAAGTACCTCGAGGACACCACGCAGATCCACGACAAGATCTGGTGGGGCAAGGTGAACATGGCCATCAAGCCCGAGCACTTCGACGCCGCGCTCGGCATCGCCGTTGACTACCTCAACCAGCGCCCGCACCTCTACCAGTTCGAGGGCTACGCCGGCGCCGACCCCAGCTACCGCCTGGGCGTCCGCGTCATCACCGAGCAGGCCTGGCACTCCCTCTTTGCGCAAACCCTCTTCATCCGCCAGAACACCCAGGCCAGCGGCCCGCAGGTCGGCCCCTTCAAGAGCGACTGGACCATCATTAACGCCGGCCGCCGCCGCCTCACCGCCGAGGAGCAGGCCAAGTTCGGCGTCAAGAGCCCCGTCCTCATCGCCCAGTCCCTCACCCGCAAGATGGTCGTCATTCTGGGCACCGAGTACGCCGGCGAGATGAAGAAGAGCATCTTCTACGCCATGAACTATGACATGCCCGAGGCGGGCGTGTTCCCCATGCACTGCTCGTGCAACGCCGACAAGAGCGCGGGCAACCCCAACGCGGCCCTGTTCTTCGGCCTCTCGGGCACCGGCAAGACCACCCTCTCGGCTGACCCCAACCGCGCCCTTATCGGCGACGACGAGCACGGCTGGAGCGACAAGGGCGTCTTCAACTTCGAGGGCGGCTGCTACGCCAAGTGCATCAAGCTCAGCAAGGAGGGCGAGCCGCAGATCTGGAACGCCATCCGCTTCGGCAGCGTGCTCGAGAACACGGTCATCGACCCCACCACCCGCGTGCCCGACTACGACTCCTCCAAGCTCACCGAGAACACCCGGGTCACCTACCCCGTCGAGTTCATCGACAACGCGGTGATCCCCTCGGTCTGCGGCCACCCCAAGAACGTGATCTTCCTGACCGCCGACGCCTACGGCGTGATGCCGCCGGTCAGCAAGCTGACCAGCGAGCAGGCGATGTACTACTTCATCAACGGCTACACCAGCAAGCTCGCGGGCACCGAGCTGGGCGTCACCGAGCCCCAGCCCAACTTCTCGCCCTGCTTCGGCGGCGTGTTCCTGCCCCGCCCGCCCATCACCTACGCCAAGCAGCTCGCCGACAAGATCGCCAAGCACGGCACCAACGTCTGGCTGCTCAACACCGGCTGGACGGGCGGCCCCTACGGCGTGGGCTCGCGCTTCAAGCTCGCCTACACCCGCGCGATGGTCGCGGCCATCTACTCGGGCGCCCTCGCCAACGCCAAGTTCACGCCCGACGACATCTTCGGCCTGCCCATCCCCGACGCGGTCCCCGGCGTCCCCGCCGAGGTGCTCAACCCCCGCAACACCTGGAAGGACAAGGCCGCGTACGAGGCCCAGGCCAAGAAGCTGGCCAAGCTCTTCCGCGAGAACGACGCCACCTTCGACATGCCCGAAGCCGTCCGCAAGGCCGGCCCCCGCGCCTGA
- a CDS encoding response regulator, with the protein MALHSQANQSSLRPNSINLSAAQLEALLDKLDEPEQKAGTRHKRDFVRWPFRKLSITVGLIHPGGNTVNIKVAGRNLSNGGVCVLHSSFVHPGSECIVHMPHPTQGEVQVRGKIVRCMHRAGLIHEIGIAFPRPINAKEYLAPDPLSNSFERERVRSADLQGRVLIIEPAKGERDIIKHFLRETNLQLEYASTLAEGISLYDSFTAVILSAEVGDAEPGVAASKLREIGHVGPILMIVPDDTARTRARVASAPVRAFLCRPYSQDILFRALAEVLLAEQPADTRKTSASDTRAKAAPADEVTRLGKALFSAVFHRDAAAVRSACLRIRTLSEARGWTPVVSLVNQIQSTLDSGGSIEAVMPNLELVIAACDSALETTKPHKRVA; encoded by the coding sequence ATGGCCCTTCACTCACAGGCCAACCAGTCCAGCCTTCGCCCCAACTCCATCAACCTCAGCGCTGCTCAGCTCGAAGCGCTGCTCGACAAGCTCGACGAGCCGGAGCAAAAGGCCGGCACGCGCCATAAGCGCGACTTTGTCCGCTGGCCCTTCCGCAAGCTCTCGATCACCGTCGGCCTCATCCACCCCGGCGGCAACACCGTCAACATCAAGGTCGCCGGCCGCAACCTCTCCAACGGCGGCGTCTGCGTCCTGCACTCCAGCTTCGTCCACCCCGGCTCCGAGTGCATTGTCCACATGCCCCACCCCACCCAGGGCGAGGTCCAGGTGCGCGGCAAGATCGTCCGCTGCATGCACCGCGCCGGCCTCATCCACGAGATCGGCATCGCCTTCCCCCGCCCCATCAACGCCAAGGAATACCTCGCCCCCGACCCCCTCTCCAACAGCTTCGAGCGCGAGCGTGTCCGCTCCGCCGACCTCCAGGGCCGCGTCCTCATCATCGAGCCCGCCAAGGGCGAGCGCGACATCATCAAGCACTTCCTCCGCGAGACCAACCTCCAGCTTGAGTACGCGTCCACCCTCGCCGAGGGCATCTCCCTCTACGACAGCTTCACCGCCGTCATCCTCTCCGCCGAAGTCGGCGACGCCGAGCCCGGCGTGGCCGCGTCCAAGCTCCGCGAGATCGGCCACGTTGGCCCCATCCTGATGATCGTCCCCGACGACACCGCCCGCACCCGCGCCCGTGTAGCCAGCGCCCCCGTCCGCGCCTTCCTCTGCCGCCCCTACTCCCAGGACATCCTCTTCCGCGCCCTCGCCGAGGTGCTCCTCGCCGAGCAGCCCGCCGACACCAGAAAGACCTCGGCCAGCGACACCCGCGCCAAGGCCGCCCCCGCCGACGAGGTCACCCGCCTGGGCAAGGCCCTCTTCTCCGCCGTCTTCCACCGCGACGCCGCCGCTGTCCGCAGCGCCTGCCTCCGCATCCGCACCCTCTCCGAAGCCCGCGGCTGGACCCCGGTCGTCTCCCTCGTTAACCAGATCCAGTCCACCCTCGACAGCGGCGGCTCCATCGAAGCCGTCATGCCCAACCTCGAGCTCGTCATCGCCGCCTGCGACTCCGCGCTCGAGACCACGAAGCCCCACAAGCGCGTCGCCTGA
- a CDS encoding DNA gyrase subunit B yields MPESPARRSPVEVAISTPESHQQPTAAVTSGVDSPTEVKNGQYGAEQIQVLEGLDAVRKRPGMYIGGTGLNALHHLVYEVVDNSIDEAMAGFATLVQVTIQPDGSCQVIDDGRGIPTDPIKHEDKALNGKPAVEVVLTKLHAGGKFQQEGSAYKVSGGLHGVGVSCVNALSEYLDCEVFRDGKIYTIGFERGRVCHALKEVGAIPANATRTRGTTVTFRPDPEIFPDTTFDYNVLAARLRELAFLNPGVTLRLTDERVGADGKIHSETFKATNGLVEYVQYLMTGKSPVSAPVYVKREDAEKSLVAEVALQYHDGYNESLLSFANNINNVDGGTHAQGFKVALTRTLNGYAKKAGIIKDKDPVPTGEDLREGLIAIISVKLPDPTFNNQPKEKLLNPEIESFVAQAVGEGFDRWLEEHPVEAKRLCLKGIVAAQAREAARKARELTRRKSALDSGSMPHKLRDCKTRDVERSELFIVEGDSAGGSATQGRNVETQAILPLKGKILNVEKARIDRMLAFEEIRTLIAALRVGIGSEMDLSKLRYGKIIIMTDADVDGSHIRTLLLTFFFRQMPELIRRGHIYIAQPPLYQMAKGPGRSKKVSYVVTNKMLDDALMDLGLDGSALIVRDINVENEARFQAREVSRLEGQKLRRALHLLRRMLEIVEIAERRGVLFKDLLAHRTGDPTGKHRLPTHRITWRGGEAFAWSEQDALALVDKHKLRLADRSDEHVNGDAAESQESAATRAAVRELHENRELERLFAELTELGLPVTPETFAGVQGEAVTGERLPARFAWITTNRATEVGSETSVADIGQRDVHDDNDNTDDQPKSGDAISQPTRRTDQPVEAPNLPAILDGLREIGRRGLDIKRFKGLGEMDAEQLWETTMDPSKRVLMKVTWDVASNADGLFSILMGEEVEPRRRFIEDHALEVKNLDV; encoded by the coding sequence ATGCCCGAGTCCCCCGCCCGCCGCTCGCCCGTGGAGGTCGCCATCAGCACGCCCGAATCGCACCAGCAGCCCACCGCCGCCGTCACCAGCGGCGTCGATTCCCCAACCGAAGTCAAGAACGGCCAGTACGGCGCCGAGCAGATCCAGGTCCTCGAAGGCCTCGACGCTGTCCGCAAGCGCCCCGGCATGTACATCGGCGGCACCGGCCTCAACGCCCTCCACCACCTCGTCTACGAAGTCGTCGACAACTCCATCGACGAGGCCATGGCCGGCTTTGCCACGCTCGTGCAGGTCACCATCCAGCCCGACGGCTCCTGCCAGGTCATCGACGACGGCCGCGGCATCCCCACTGATCCCATCAAGCACGAGGACAAAGCCCTCAACGGCAAGCCCGCGGTCGAAGTCGTGCTGACCAAGCTCCACGCCGGCGGCAAGTTCCAGCAGGAGGGCTCCGCCTACAAGGTCTCCGGCGGCCTCCACGGCGTCGGCGTCTCCTGCGTCAACGCGCTCTCCGAGTACCTCGACTGCGAAGTCTTCCGCGACGGCAAGATCTACACCATCGGCTTCGAGCGCGGCCGCGTCTGCCACGCCCTCAAGGAAGTCGGCGCCATCCCCGCCAACGCCACCCGCACCCGCGGCACCACCGTCACCTTCCGCCCCGACCCCGAGATCTTCCCCGACACCACCTTCGACTACAACGTCCTCGCCGCCCGCCTCCGCGAGCTCGCCTTCCTCAACCCCGGCGTCACCCTCCGCCTCACCGACGAGCGCGTCGGCGCCGATGGCAAGATTCACAGCGAGACCTTCAAGGCCACCAACGGCCTGGTCGAGTACGTGCAGTACCTCATGACCGGCAAGAGCCCGGTCTCCGCCCCTGTCTACGTCAAGCGCGAGGACGCCGAGAAGTCACTCGTTGCCGAGGTCGCGCTCCAGTACCACGACGGCTACAACGAGTCGCTCCTCTCCTTCGCCAACAACATCAACAACGTCGACGGCGGCACCCACGCCCAGGGCTTCAAGGTCGCCCTCACCCGAACGCTCAACGGTTACGCGAAGAAGGCCGGCATCATCAAGGACAAGGACCCCGTCCCCACCGGCGAGGACCTGCGCGAGGGCCTCATCGCCATCATCTCCGTCAAGCTCCCCGACCCCACCTTCAACAACCAGCCCAAGGAGAAGCTCCTCAACCCCGAGATCGAGAGCTTCGTCGCCCAGGCAGTGGGGGAGGGGTTCGACCGCTGGCTCGAGGAGCACCCCGTCGAGGCCAAGCGCCTCTGCCTCAAGGGCATCGTCGCCGCCCAGGCCCGCGAGGCCGCCCGCAAGGCCCGCGAGCTCACGCGCCGCAAGTCCGCCCTCGACAGCGGCTCCATGCCGCACAAGCTCCGCGACTGCAAGACCCGCGACGTCGAGCGCTCCGAGCTCTTCATCGTCGAGGGTGACTCGGCCGGTGGCTCCGCCACCCAGGGCCGCAACGTCGAGACCCAGGCCATCCTCCCCTTGAAGGGCAAGATCCTCAACGTCGAGAAGGCCCGCATCGACCGCATGCTCGCCTTCGAGGAGATCCGCACCCTCATCGCCGCCCTCCGCGTTGGCATCGGCTCGGAGATGGACCTCAGCAAGCTCCGCTACGGCAAGATCATCATCATGACCGACGCCGACGTGGACGGCTCCCACATCCGCACCCTGCTCCTCACCTTCTTCTTCCGCCAGATGCCCGAGCTCATCCGCCGCGGCCACATCTACATCGCCCAGCCGCCCCTCTATCAAATGGCCAAGGGCCCCGGCCGCTCCAAGAAAGTCTCCTACGTCGTCACCAACAAGATGCTCGACGACGCCCTCATGGACCTGGGCCTCGACGGCTCCGCGCTCATCGTCCGCGACATCAACGTCGAGAACGAGGCCCGCTTCCAGGCCAGGGAGGTCTCCCGCCTCGAGGGCCAGAAGCTCCGCCGCGCCCTCCACCTCCTCCGCCGCATGCTCGAGATCGTCGAGATCGCCGAGCGCCGCGGCGTCCTCTTCAAGGACCTCCTCGCCCACCGCACCGGCGACCCCACCGGCAAGCACCGCCTCCCGACGCACCGCATCACCTGGCGCGGCGGCGAGGCCTTCGCCTGGTCCGAGCAGGACGCCCTCGCCCTCGTCGACAAGCACAAGCTCCGCCTCGCGGACCGCAGCGACGAGCACGTCAACGGCGATGCCGCCGAGTCGCAGGAGAGCGCCGCCACCCGCGCCGCCGTGCGCGAGCTCCACGAGAACCGCGAGCTCGAGCGCCTCTTCGCCGAGCTCACCGAGCTCGGCCTGCCCGTCACCCCCGAAACCTTCGCCGGCGTTCAAGGCGAGGCCGTCACCGGCGAACGCCTCCCCGCCCGCTTCGCGTGGATCACCACCAACCGTGCCACCGAGGTCGGCTCGGAGACCTCGGTGGCGGACATCGGCCAGCGTGACGTCCACGACGACAACGACAACACCGACGACCAACCCAAGTCCGGCGACGCCATCTCGCAACCCACCAGGCGCACCGACCAACCCGTCGAAGCCCCCAACCTCCCCGCCATCCTCGACGGCCTCCGCGAGATCGGCCGCCGCGGCCTCGACATCAAGCGCTTCAAGGGTCTGGGCGAAATGGACGCCGAGCAGCTCTGGGAAACCACCATGGACCCCAGCAAGCGCGTCCTCATGAAGGTCACGTGGGATGTCGCCAGCAACGCCGACGGCCTCTTCAGCATCCTCATGGGCGAGGAGGTCGAGCCCCGCCGCCGCTTCATCGAGGACCACGCCCTCGAGGTCAAGAACCTCGACGTCTGA
- a CDS encoding tetratricopeptide repeat protein has protein sequence MHNAPAPARSHSPSASSAPLRERLLPALLCCLFLSLPLLTACQSLDNRFGSRRNPTPPDPRAARNNGRAPAVNINRVETANAAVVSAQAAEAAGDYEKALADFERAIAHNPRMTVAYLGAGDIHLEQGNFAAAEKHFAKAADLEPRNFDAQYRHGLSLQLLSRLEDAVRAYLRALNIKGDDFNANLNLGTAYLQLNEASQALPYAERAVRIDGKNAAARSNLGAIYATLGRHDDAIVEFQQAAELTQLTGPLLLNLANSLSKVGRHEEAVNTLEQLARTEPTAPCYERLGVGYFNLRRYDTALSSFRKSLEIDPNYYPALNGVGVCLLNQWMFSGQADRTAHDDGLKALRRSLQIERDQPAILELVSRYK, from the coding sequence ATGCACAACGCCCCCGCCCCCGCCCGCTCACACTCCCCCTCCGCGAGCTCTGCGCCTCTGCGTGAGCGCCTTCTTCCTGCATTGCTCTGCTGCCTCTTCCTCTCTCTCCCCCTCCTCACCGCCTGCCAGTCCCTCGACAACCGTTTCGGCTCCCGCCGCAACCCCACGCCCCCCGACCCCCGCGCCGCCCGCAACAACGGCCGCGCCCCCGCCGTCAACATCAACCGCGTCGAGACTGCCAACGCCGCCGTCGTGTCCGCCCAGGCCGCCGAGGCCGCGGGCGACTACGAGAAGGCCCTCGCCGACTTCGAGCGCGCCATCGCCCACAACCCGCGCATGACCGTCGCCTACCTCGGCGCCGGCGACATCCACCTCGAGCAGGGCAACTTCGCCGCCGCCGAGAAGCACTTCGCCAAGGCCGCCGACCTCGAGCCCCGCAACTTCGACGCCCAGTACCGCCACGGCCTCTCCCTCCAGCTCCTCTCCCGCCTCGAGGACGCCGTGCGTGCCTACCTCCGCGCCCTCAACATCAAGGGCGACGACTTCAACGCCAACCTCAACCTCGGCACCGCCTACCTCCAGCTCAATGAGGCCAGCCAGGCCCTGCCCTACGCCGAGCGCGCCGTCCGCATCGACGGCAAGAACGCCGCCGCCCGCTCCAACCTCGGCGCCATCTACGCCACCCTGGGCCGCCACGATGACGCCATCGTCGAGTTCCAGCAGGCCGCGGAGCTCACGCAGCTCACCGGCCCGCTGCTGCTCAACCTCGCCAACAGCCTCAGCAAAGTGGGCCGCCACGAGGAGGCGGTGAACACCCTCGAGCAGCTCGCCCGCACCGAGCCCACCGCCCCCTGCTACGAGCGCCTCGGCGTCGGCTACTTCAACCTCCGCCGCTACGACACCGCCCTGAGCAGCTTCCGCAAGTCCCTCGAGATCGACCCCAACTACTACCCCGCCCTCAACGGCGTCGGCGTGTGCCTCCTCAACCAGTGGATGTTCAGCGGCCAGGCCGACCGCACCGCCCACGACGACGGCCTCAAAGCCCTCCGCCGCTCCCTCCAGATCGAACGCGACCAACCCGCGATCCTCGAGCTGGTCTCGCGCTACAAGTGA
- a CDS encoding deoxyribonuclease IV, with the protein MFGSHLSIAGTMVNALLRAEALRFDTVQVFTKNQRQWKVHPLDPGMQRDWLAHMKRLKWEGRVVSHASYLINLASPGDEIWRKSIDLMTVELERAEVLGIPFVVHHPGAYTSTTLEQGLHRIATAYKELFQRTKGLKTIACLEGTTGSGTNIGGRFEHLAALRQLIIDMTGEPQRVGFCLDTCHLHAAGYDMSTAAAATQSLKLFDQMCGIENLHVMHLNDSKGALGSKLDRHQHIGEGAVGGLALKPTLETLSSSGFPAVINHPRISKLPKILETPKEDECPPGPPEPGSPKQLDSINLERLRAIFTAGGKPGPFPPESTAPAKPTAKPVKKPAAAPAKPAATAPPATKPTAAKPSAAPAPSSSAARKKITKRTSTKQPPPKRPAKPPI; encoded by the coding sequence ATGTTCGGCTCCCACCTCTCCATCGCCGGCACCATGGTCAACGCCCTGCTCCGCGCCGAGGCCCTTCGCTTCGACACCGTGCAGGTCTTCACCAAGAACCAGCGGCAGTGGAAGGTGCACCCGCTCGACCCCGGCATGCAGCGCGACTGGCTGGCGCACATGAAGCGGCTGAAGTGGGAAGGAAGGGTCGTCTCCCACGCCAGCTACCTCATCAACCTCGCCAGCCCGGGCGACGAAATCTGGCGCAAGTCGATCGACCTCATGACCGTCGAGCTCGAGCGGGCCGAGGTCCTGGGCATCCCCTTCGTCGTGCACCACCCCGGCGCCTACACCAGCACCACGCTCGAGCAGGGCCTGCACCGCATCGCCACCGCGTACAAAGAACTCTTCCAGCGCACCAAGGGGCTCAAGACCATCGCCTGCCTCGAGGGCACCACCGGCAGCGGCACCAACATCGGCGGCCGGTTCGAGCACCTCGCCGCCCTCCGGCAGCTCATCATCGACATGACCGGCGAGCCCCAGCGTGTCGGCTTCTGCCTCGACACCTGCCACCTCCACGCCGCGGGCTACGACATGAGCACCGCCGCCGCCGCCACGCAGTCGCTCAAGCTGTTCGACCAGATGTGCGGGATAGAAAACCTCCACGTCATGCACCTCAACGACAGCAAGGGCGCACTCGGCTCCAAGCTCGACCGCCACCAGCACATCGGCGAGGGTGCAGTGGGAGGCTTGGCCCTCAAGCCCACGCTCGAAACCCTCTCCTCCTCCGGCTTCCCCGCCGTCATCAACCACCCGCGCATCAGCAAACTCCCCAAGATCCTCGAGACCCCCAAGGAGGACGAGTGCCCGCCGGGACCCCCCGAGCCCGGCAGCCCCAAGCAGCTCGACTCCATCAACCTCGAGCGCCTCCGCGCCATCTTCACCGCCGGCGGCAAGCCGGGCCCCTTCCCGCCCGAGTCCACCGCCCCCGCCAAGCCCACCGCAAAGCCGGTCAAGAAGCCCGCCGCCGCGCCCGCCAAGCCCGCCGCCACCGCTCCCCCAGCCACAAAGCCAACCGCCGCAAAGCCTTCCGCCGCCCCCGCCCCCTCGAGCTCAGCCGCGCGCAAGAAGATCACCAAGCGCACCTCCACCAAGCAGCCTCCCCCCAAGCGCCCCGCGAAACCCCCAATCTGA
- a CDS encoding UPF0175 family protein translates to MTINIPDDILQRAGLTEREVLIELACRLFDAEKLGKGLAARMCGLKRIEFEEELRKRKLAVYHTSLEEYEREMGRAGDRKAG, encoded by the coding sequence ATGACCATCAACATCCCTGACGACATCCTGCAGCGGGCGGGGCTGACGGAGCGCGAGGTGCTGATCGAGCTGGCGTGCAGGCTGTTTGATGCGGAGAAGCTCGGGAAGGGGCTGGCCGCGCGGATGTGCGGGCTGAAGCGGATCGAGTTCGAGGAAGAGTTGCGGAAGCGCAAGCTGGCGGTGTACCACACGAGCCTGGAGGAGTACGAGCGCGAGATGGGGCGTGCGGGCGATCGGAAGGCCGGCTGA
- a CDS encoding DUF3368 domain-containing protein, whose amino-acid sequence MLVVSDTSPLRGLQVLGLTHLLPLWYGQVVVPTADAAELTVPIAAAGPFPFAHHPFIRVAAPSDLGRVQTLLQQVDKGEAEAIALALELNVTTILMDEVDGRAVARRLGLSPTGVLGMLVRAKRERLIAAASPLIERLEREIEFRVSAALRESVLRDAGEL is encoded by the coding sequence ATGCTTGTCGTCAGCGACACGTCGCCGTTGCGTGGGCTGCAGGTGCTCGGGCTGACTCACCTGCTTCCTCTCTGGTACGGGCAGGTCGTAGTTCCGACCGCAGACGCGGCAGAACTGACCGTGCCGATCGCGGCCGCGGGGCCGTTCCCGTTCGCCCATCATCCGTTCATCAGGGTCGCCGCCCCTTCGGACCTCGGGCGGGTCCAAACGCTGCTCCAGCAGGTGGACAAGGGCGAGGCCGAGGCGATCGCGCTGGCCCTTGAGTTGAACGTGACGACGATCCTGATGGACGAGGTGGACGGGCGAGCGGTGGCGCGTCGCCTGGGCCTTTCACCAACCGGTGTTCTGGGGATGCTCGTGCGGGCAAAGCGTGAACGCCTCATTGCCGCCGCGTCTCCGCTGATCGAGCGGCTTGAGCGCGAGATTGAGTTCCGTGTGTCCGCTGCACTGCGCGAGAGCGTGCTCCGGGACGCGGGTGAACTCTGA
- a CDS encoding fibronectin type III domain-containing protein, which yields MPRICTSGQSPQPCKPQPASAPAQPKELAARLISGDGALEISWKARNPRGTQGTTYIVRRRLAGEREFSFLGVTGAKRFTDNTVPAGVTGVEYTVQGQRADVSGPWSPILSVALGSARAAPGVPAAQNGPPLLARIPA from the coding sequence GTGCCACGAATCTGCACGTCCGGCCAATCACCGCAACCCTGCAAACCGCAGCCGGCCTCCGCGCCGGCGCAGCCGAAAGAACTCGCGGCCCGGCTCATCAGCGGTGACGGGGCCCTGGAGATCTCATGGAAGGCGCGGAATCCTCGGGGCACGCAGGGCACGACCTACATCGTGCGCCGCCGCCTCGCGGGCGAGCGCGAGTTCTCGTTCCTGGGAGTCACCGGCGCCAAGCGATTCACCGACAACACCGTGCCCGCGGGCGTCACGGGCGTTGAGTACACCGTGCAGGGCCAGCGCGCCGACGTGAGCGGGCCCTGGTCGCCGATCCTCAGCGTGGCCCTGGGCAGCGCGCGGGCCGCACCCGGTGTCCCGGCCGCGCAGAATGGGCCGCCCCTCCTGGCGCGAATCCCTGCCTAA